Proteins encoded together in one Coffea arabica cultivar ET-39 chromosome 2c, Coffea Arabica ET-39 HiFi, whole genome shotgun sequence window:
- the LOC113726248 gene encoding uncharacterized protein, with protein MFPAILQDPNHRRSSSTATVESGAALLSQSMLTSLVKNKLFSFLLFFFLLFAPSPTFSLSFPLSNYGTLLSLSHSLAVRVANLRASRGDLTGSARARTIAHKIESVQGLGLWKFTWNLGSDYLKNYAWRDINTVSITDLSFAVSDLNELLRELNELSRVGSDSERVAWVGRNYNRVFTVSRSLFDKLLKIFRQSGPFREVVETMQKEVVEGDLLRDCLELGTNDLKGLIQVLKDMAAQYTASTFSRTDL; from the exons ATGTTCCCCGCCATTCTCCAAGATCCGAACCACCGCCGGTCCTCCAGCACCGCCACCGTGGAAAGCGGCGCTGCTCTTCTCTCTCAGTCAATGCTTACTTCTCTCGTGAAAAACAAACTCTTCTCtttcctcctcttcttcttcctcctcttcgCACCATCACCCACTTTTTCCCTCTCCTTCCCTCTCTCCAACTACGGCACTCTACTTTCCCTATCCCACTCGCTCGCTGTGCGAGTTGCCAACCTCCGTGCCTCACGAGGCGACCTCACGGGCTCAGCCCGTGCCCGAACTATAGCGCACAAAATCGAGTCAGTTCAGGGACTAGGCctctggaaattcacttggaacCTCGGTTCGGACTATCTTAAAAATTACGCCTGGCGGGATATCAATACGGTCTCAATAACTGACCTCTCCTTTGCCGTTTCCGACCTTAACGAGTTGCTCAGGGAGCTCAACGAGTTGTCCCGAGTCGGCTCTGATTCCGAGCGAGTCGCCTGGGTCGGCCGAAACTATAATAGAGTCTTCACCGTTTCCAGGTCGCTGTTTGATAAACTCCTCAAAATATTTCGACAATCG GGACCCTTTAGGGAAGTTGTTGAGACAATGCAGAAAGAGGTGGTGGAGGGTGACTTGTTAAGGGACTGTCTTGAGTTAGGTACGAATGACTTGAAGGGCTTGATCCAAGTTCTGAAGGACATGGCTGCACAGTACACTGCCTCGACATTTAGCAGAACTGACTTGTGA
- the LOC113726244 gene encoding GDSL esterase/lipase At5g45670, translating into MAMALKGGELKTFLVGCLLLVLNLDNGVYGEPQVPCYFIFGDSLVDNGNNNNINSLAKANYLPYGVDYPGGPSGRFSNGKTTVDVIAELLGFEGPIPPYAEVSGQEILKGVNYASAAAGIREETGQQLGARISFTAQVNNYKNTVSQIVNILGDENSTADYLSKCIYSIGVGSNDYLNNYFMPLYYSSSRQFSPEQYSQVLIEQYTEQIRTLYDYGARKFALIGVGQIGCSPNALAQNSPDGTACVQRINSANQIFNNGLRGLVDQFNNDRSDAKFAYINAFGIFQDLINNPSAFGFRVTNAGCCGVGRNNGQITCLPFQTPCANRDEYLFWDAFHPSEAANIIVGRRSYRAEEQSDAYPVDISRLAQL; encoded by the exons ATGGCAATGGCCCTAAAGGGTGGTGAGCTGAAAACATTCTTGGTGGGGTGTCTGTTGTTGGTGCTAAATCTTGATAATGGAGTCTACGGAGAACCCCAAGTTCCTTGCTACTTCATTTTTGGTGATTCACTTGTAGACAATGGCAATAACAATAATATCAACTCCCTAGCCAAAGCTAATTATTTGCCTTATGGAGTTGATTATCCTGGTGGACCAAGTGGAAGGTTTTCCAATGGAAAAACTACTGTTGATGTTATAG CGGAGCTGTTAGGGTTCGAGGGTCCTATTCCACCCTATGCAGAAGTTAGTGGCCAAGAGATATTAAAGGGCGTAAATTATGCATCTGCAGCTGCTGGGATTAGAGAAGAAACTGGCCAACAACTG GGTGCAAGGATTAGTTTTACAGCACAAGTGAACAACTACAAGAATACAGTCTCGCAAATAGTAAATATTCTTGGAGATGAAAATTCTACTGCAGATTACCTAAGCAAGTGCATATATTCAATTGGAGTTGGCAGCAATGACTACCTTAACAACTATTTCATGCCTCTCTACTACTCAAGTAGTAGGCAATTTTCACCTGAACAATATTCTCAGGTCCTTATAGAACAATATACTGAACAAATAAGG ACGCTTTATGATTATGGAGCAAGGAAGTTTGCCTTGATCGGAGTGGGTCAGATTGGATGTAGTCCAAATGCATTGGCCCAAAATAGCCCTGATGGTACAGCTTGTGTCCAGAGGATTAACTCTGCAaatcaaatattcaataatGGACTCAGGGGATTGGTGGACCAATTCAACAACGACCGAAGTGACGCAAAGTTTGCCTACATCAATGCTTTTGGCATTTTCCAGGATTTAATTAACAATCCCTCAGCTTTTG GTTTTAGGGTGACAAATGCAGGGTGCTGTGGTGTTGGAAGAAACAATGGCCAAATAACTTGTCTTCCTTTCCAAACTCCATGTGCAAATAGAGATGAGTATTTGTTTTGGGATGCTTTTCATCCATCTGAAGCTGCAAATATTATTGTTGGAAGAAGATCGTACAGAGCTGAAGAGCAATCTGATGCGTACCCCGTGGATATTAGTCGTTTAGCTCAACTGTGA